A stretch of DNA from Mauremys mutica isolate MM-2020 ecotype Southern chromosome 25, ASM2049712v1, whole genome shotgun sequence:
GTCAGGGAGCGTCTGTGAAGCCGCTTTGAAGAGGGAAGAGGTTAGGTCCCtgatgtttgggttttaaatACTAAGCAAAACTCTGGCCAGCCTTTTCCATTGCCCGGTCGGAAATGGAATCTGCTTATGTCCGTTTCTGAAAGAGGAAGGATGACTGTAAGCGAGTGGACTCCCCCCTGCGGCGcccctcgggaattagctcaccagcccCCTGGACCACCCTCTGCCAGCCGGTGATCCGCTACCGCTGGGCcactgtgtccctcccaggaccacGGTGCCCCTTTaattgggtgctgccccctggcagtacccccacagctctgggtctccccctcccaggggaacccccacccactatccccacttcccctcagtcttggctactgcccagtctccatctagcccctgttcacggGGGCAGACTGcaataagccactcatcacaggcaaaggggttcggacctgctgcctctggctacccgtgggctgcccctgcaacccagtacctaataggccttaccaggcctgcagcctggggctttcctaggccagagctccccggctcccttggcctttccccagccctgctccactccagatacctggtTAACCTCCCTGcggccaggcccttctctctctgaatgcagagaacactcctggctcccagcctttttatacaggccagatGTGCCCTGATTGAGGCGTGGCCCAACTGCGGCCacctccccaatcagcccagcctttagagctgcagccctctccagggctgcttgaAGCCCTTCAGAGCAGGAGCGGGGGAAGCACCCTGCTACAATGACCCAGTGGTTACGCCGCTCTCCTGGGCAGTACGGCATTTGCATTCAGTTccttgcactgctacagactgcctgggtgaccttggggaaAGTCACTTGGGCCCAGAGCCTcagttatttaggcacctaactcccattgaaatcgcTGGGAATTAGGTGCTGACAcgcctctgaggatctgggtcttaggCCCTTGTGCCAcggttccccagctgtaaaaggagaacagccctgccctgcctccccaggGCTTGTGACGACAGGTACGTTAAAGATGGCGGCCAGATGCCTACCCCAGAGCGGGTTATTTTAAAACGAGAACATTTCAAAGCAGTGTCTTTAAAAGAGATGAAAATGTTTCCTACTCCAGTGCCAGGAGTCAGGCTGCTGTGTAAGCCCCGGGAGGGGGCACCCACTCAGTGCCTGGGATGAGACATTATCTGGTTGGCTGGGGAGATCAGAACTGTGGACAGAGACACAGGAAAGAGCAGGAGGTTCTGCTCTGACAGATCAGAGAGTAGCACATGGATGAATGAACTCCCCCAAAATACAGAACCTATCTTAAAGGAGCGGCAGCAGACAGCTGCTGCCTGTCTCTGCTTACAGCTTTGCTCTGCCGCTCCCCATAGTCGCATGGCAGTGGTGCTTAGTAACCTCAGTCTTGGAGCGGGCCTCTGTTGCgataggttctgtacaaacatgTTAAGCTGACAGCTCAGCTGCTTCCTGCTGAATTATTTCCTATCCCAGGCTTTACCGAGTGCTCCAACATGAGCAATGTAATCCTGTTTAATAGAAGAGTAAGTGATGAGaatatttttccccctcccttgcagctTTTCCATTGTCGGTTTAGAGCCGCTGTACCTTGTATGCAGCTGAGTGTAAGCTGGTCTGTCAGGCTGAGGACAGCTAGGGTAGCTGCAGTGAATCTGACGACGGAGGAAATAGACCAGGATTTTCTACTCACGGTGACTAATTGCGAAGGTGAGTAAACTCCCAGCATTCACAGCCGCCGCTGATGGGCAGCAAGCTCCCACTTGCAGCTTGAATTTTGCTTTAAAATAGGGTTGCAGATGCCCAGATGCTGCGGTATGGGCTGCCGTGTAAGCAGCTCTCCAGCTGCCTACCGCCTTTCCTTCTCCATCCCCGTAGGTCTTAGCCAACAGTTACATCCTTCTTCCTCTCCACCCACCTGTTCAAGGAGCTGTGGTTCTCACTGATCACTTGTCTGGGACAAAGAACACCTTGTGTGTCTGCAGAATTCTTCCCCTGTTTATTTTGGTAACAAACTCTAAGGGTGGAGGCTGCCGGGGAACACAATATCCCTGGGTTATCTAGGGGCTGTGTGCTTGTAAAGTGGCTCATTATTGGAGGGGGGTGTCTGAATCAAAGCTGGTGGGATAATGTGGCCTTTATAATAACTGGAAGGTCACTACTTCTTCCTTTCGGCTTCAGGCTCAGCCGCTCCCTGCTAATAAACAGAAAATCTTTCTGAGCGTCTCTGTGAAACTATTTGTGTTGATCACAATGCTCAGGCAAGGAGGGGCCCAGCCTGATTCACCTAGCCCTCCTgtctgctggggcagcaggtttgaCTCCTGGCATCAGGAGATGCGGTGGGGGGAAGTCCATGCTGGGCACCGGTAACATGAGAAGGGAGCACCAGGGCTGGATGTGCGTGAGTGTGGCTTTCGCTGGAATGGTGTGTCTGAATGTATCCCTCTGAAGCGGTACTGGAACCGGAGAGCTCTGCACGAATGCACCCTCGTTCCCCCCTGTATGTCTACATGCACGCTTCACCTCTACGGCCTGAAAGTAGCGTTCCATAGACTCAACAATGGCACCAGTTAGGCCCTGAAGACTCATCACCCACAACTAGGTGCAAGGGAGACACCATCTCCCTTAATTTAGATCCACTATCACCTGCACCCTTGTCCAGTGGTGGAGGGTGAGGGTCCCTCCATCTTTCCAAGCAGAACAGTTTTCAATCTGATCCAAGGGGGTGTTTTCACAGATCAACCACTGAGCTCCCTTTGTTTTCAGgtttgtttattaacaaagaacatcTACAAACACTTACAAAAGATGGGTCTTCAAAAAACAAATCAATGTCCGGCTCTGGATATGAGCCCTAACTATGAGCTACAAGTGTGTTTTGTCTCTTAAGGGTGCAAGGTGtttaccccccactcccaagcCACTGCAACCAGCCTACACTTTGCGTACGGTGGCCAAACCTCAGTCTCACCAGCACGGGGAACAGTTCACCTTTTAACTGCCCACCCCATGAATTAGTGACTCTGGACATGAAGAAAGCACCAGCCAGGAAGATCAAGGCCTCTAAAGTAGCAGCAGCAAAATGGCTCTTGGAAATTAAAAGGGCCAGCAAACTTTTACCTTTTGTAacccggtggcgggggggggaagggggagagaactCTGCATCATTGCAACAGCCGCTTCCGCCAGTAACAACATGAATTCAGCAGCTGCTCCTGTGCACAAAGTTCAGCAAAACACGCGCATTTTATGAGTGCAAAATGGCTTGATGAGTGAGTTATTAGAATCTCTGCTGCTAAAGTCCATCTGGGCTGCCAGGTATGTGTGGCTGGTAGCCACTCGGAGGGAGATGAATGCAGTTAACAAATAACCTTGAATTTAAGTTACTGGGAGCACGTACGTGTCCTTTGCAGAAGGAAACTTAAAAGTGAGATTATGGTCAGAAAGCTGACTCAGAAGCTGGCCCCTTCTTGTTCAtagcaggaaactgaggcatagtcCAGGCTTTCTCATTCCCGGTGCTCCCGTGCTAATCACTACTAGACCCGTCTGTCTTCTCCTCTTAGAGCGGCTCTAGCAGACTCCAGCTGGTTTCTACATCAACCAGTGCCCAGCAGTGAGTCAAAGAGAATAAGCTCTCAGGGCCGTAACCCCGTTCCAAAGCCCCCAGGGCCCCCACCCGACTGGCAGCAGTTTCTCCTATCAGTGGAATCTTTAGTTCTCTTACCCCAGCGCCCCCCGGCTGGCTGGAGGATCAGATCTACTCAAGTGTTGCTCTGTAGTAGCCGGAGGCCAAGAGAGGCTGTTGCTGCAGCCAAGGGtggttctcctttagctcaactGGCTGAGTGCCGCTCTCCAGGACATGAAGATCACGGGTCCTATCGCCTTTAGTGGTGCAGGTCAGCTGGTGACTGCCTGTGGCCAAGTAgttctctttcccaggccagggaaTAATCTCTGTGGTATTAAAAGGTGCAACCCTGTCTCCCAGCCAAGCTGATGTTTACCTTTCCTGTGTCAGTGGGTGCGGACAGAGCGGAGGTGAGTTGCCGGGCAATCCCCCAGGGCCGAGCCAGATGAAGTTTCTACCCGTTCTCAGCCATCTTCTAGGTGCAGTGGTAGAACAAGAGGGTGGATGAGAATGAACTGGCTCCTCCCGTCCCATGGCCCCCTGCATTGAGCGCTGCCTCTAGCCACGGGCCCTTGGGCACCGCTGAGCCGAGGGTGTTTGCAAGAGGCCTCTGAGCTGCTTTGTGTTTGACTCCTCCCCACCTCCAAGGCTTGGACACCTCCAGCTTGTGATGATCCCCCAGtggcatttattttaaataggatgatttgtatttaaataaaaactatcGAGTCCTTTCTCCTTCACGAGTGCACGTCAGGACCGAAAGTCTTTGAAATTTACAGCGGGGTGGCTCCTGCCCCCTCGTTACTTCATTTGCGGAGAGAGCAGAACTGACATCTAGTCTGTCTCTGAGTCGGAATGGGTCCATGTGCGATGGCTTCAGGGCATTGGTCCCACCCTGCAGCGCTTTCCCCTGCCTCACTTCTCCTCCTGCTCGCCATCGGCGAAGAGGTTGGGGTTTTCAGCCAGCGTGGCTCGCACTTTCTTCTTCTCCTTGAAGCGCCCGGAGTTGGAGACTTTGACGTGTTTGCCTTTTGTGCTCTTATCCACGATCTTCTCCAGCCGGGCGTTGAATTCACTCTCGGCGCCACCGTTGCTCCCTGCCTCTGTCCGCGTGGCCTCCTGGTGGTTCTCGGTGGCATAGATGTCTGGGCTCTCGTACAGGACCTTGGGGGTGGATTTCTTCTTCCGCAGGAAGGTGAGCTTCCACCAGCTGTTCTCTGCCATGGTGGTTTCTCCTCGCTGGTGGCAGAGGAGCGTGTCTCTAGAGAGAAGGCAGATAGGTTAGCAGACCCTTTTCCTAGGGTTTGCCGTTTGCCTGGACAATCGGATCAATTTTACACCACGCCCTCCCTTGGAATGGAGATGGGAACCCTGGATCTTCAGCTCCAAAACCACAACAGTGCTAAGGGAGAGCTGCTTcagatcatagaagattagggttggaagggacctcaggaggtcatctagtccaatcccctgctcaaagcaggaccaatccccagacagatttttaccccagttccctaaatggccccctcaaggattgaactcacaaccctgggtttaagcaggccaatgcttaaaccactgagctatccctcccggcAGAGTAAGGACAGGTCCCATTTCTACCCTGTGGGCTGATCATCAGAGGGCAGCATTGCTTGCCCACACAAGCCAATACATTCCATTATCCACCTCCATTCTGTGCCATCTGATTTGTCTCTAATTTTGCTCATCCTCTTTCATGGGCGTGGGTCCGTGTGACCATCCCCCTGCTGGTTGGGATTCCCTTCAGGGCCCATGGCCCCCCAGGGCGAGGGCCATTCcattcacccccaccccaaggaCCAAGGCTGCCAACaacagaggaggggcaggaacggAGCCTGGGTTTGGCATGTGGCATCCCCCGTGCGGTTGTTTCTGAAGCAGCTGCTGCAGTGGTTGCTGTGAGGGAAACTCGCAGCTCAAAACTCAGTCAAGTCTCAGCAAGGCCTCTGATGAGCCCAAGGTCAAAGGAGCGGTGGCCCCCCCAGCTGTGTTTGCAGCCTCGACTCACTGCAACATGACGACGCAGCCTGGCACAGTGAGCCTTCAGCGCCCGCCTAGCTTCCCCAGGCCTAGCTTTGGAGGCGAGAGGCCTGGGGAAGGTTCCTACTCCTGGCTGAGCCACTGATCTGTGGTGGGACATTGGGCCATGTCATTacctgagcagggagttggactagatgacctcctgaggtcccttccaaccctgatattctatgattctacccctGTCTGTGCCTCTGGTTCCTCTCTGTTGCTTGTCTGGTCTACTTAAATATCAGAGCAGGGACTCTCTTGcaatgtgtttgcacagtgcctggcacaatggagccctgatcttgccTGGGACCTATAGCCACTAATGTGTCAAAGAGCCACCTCCAACCCATTTATCTTTGCCCACGTCAGTCCATGTTCTCATTGCTacttttctccccctctctcccctgggcGATTCTTTGCTACTCCCCGTTGTTGCATCCTGGCTTAATTTGACAGAAAATGCTGTGGGGCCATGGCCCAGCTCTTATCCTGTCTTACCCTGCCTAAGCGTGCTCCCGATGATCAGAAAATCCAGTTGAATAATTCTGTTGAACtggaacaacgaggagtccggtggcaccttaaagactaacagatttatttgggcataagctttcgtgggtaaaaaacccacttcttcagatctggaCTCCTGgttggttttgtggatacagactaacggctacccctctgatacttggctctATTGAACAGGGCCATCTGTGGGGCCCGTAGGCATTTTGTCCATATGAAAGACCTAATCCTGAAGCAGGACTTGCATGGGGGGCCTTTGGAAATTTGGCCAGAGTGAAGCTGAGCCATTTCCTgttcatccccattttactgatggggaaattgAGTCACAGCAAAGTGATTTGCCCCAAGGGTAGAGCCAGAGATAGACTCCAGCGCTCCTGATGCATCAGTCAGGTCCATTCAGTATATATGGAGATCTACCTagctcacagagctggaagggaccttgaaaggtcatcgagtccagcccctgccttcactagcagggccaagttctgattttgcctcagatccctaagtggccccctcaaggattgaactcacaaccctgggtttagcaggctaatgctctgccactgagttctctctccccctgctcctgtgCTAAGCcactaggccaggggttctcaaactgggggttgggacccctcagggggtcacgaggtcattatatggggggtcgcaagctgtcaagctccaccccaaaccctgctttgcctccagcatttataatagtgttaaatatataaaaaagtgtttttaatttataggggggggtcgcactcagaggcttggtatgtgaaaggggtcacccgtACAATCGTTTGAGAACCACCGCACTAGTCCCTACAGTTTCAAGTCCTTGGTTtccaccctgcctctttcctGGATGGGAACAGCCTCCGGCATGATCCCATCTGGGTGTTTGCTGAAGGCGTATCTCACCCTTTGATCGCTCCCTCCAGCTGTTTGTACAGAAACATTCAATCGCTCTGTAGCCAGAGTGGCAgccgggagggggaagggaggtggcgggggggggaggtcagTCCCTCATGGGGTGTCCCGGACACAGGCGCATCAGCACTGCCTGACCTAGAGATACGGCAGAGCTCTTGGAGACATTCAGCAATATACTGGAGTGAGTCGGAAAAACCTCACATGGGCGCAGCTGGGCGGCCTCCCCTGGGTCGGGCTGTCCATTTGTGCAGCCAGGGAAGGGTAAGAAAAACTGGCCCACTCCATGGAGTACCAGTCTCCCCTGCTCAGTCCGTAGCAGCCTGACTGCCAAGGAAGGGGTGCGGCACTGGGGTCGTTAGCTGTGGAAAAGGCCTGTTTGATCACTGAGTCCGTTTGCCACTGCCCTGCAGAACAGCACCCGCCGCTAGAGGCAGCTTGGTTttaggggctgtgggtcagagcCACCCCACTGGAGAGCCACAGCCATTCTGTTGGCCTTGGCACAGCTCGCCTGGATTTGTCTTTATGTAACCGATAGACACTTGGGCCTTGTCCCCAAAGGGTTAATCCTAGTGTGGGAAGCCGGGTGAATGACGGACGGACGGGGTGTTTTGCCCTTCAGGCGCCTGGCTCTGCGGGGGCACCTCTCCGATTCCGGAGTGAACGCCGGACAGCTGGTGGGGTTACGTCACCGGCTGGGAGCGGAGGGCTGGGAGAAGGGCGAGGTGCTGAGGATAAATGTCAGACTCGGGTCCCCTGCATCAGGATGAGGTTGGAACCCTGGGATAGGTTCAAGGACGCTCCCCCACCGTACCACGGTCCTTTTCCCAGccagggccacctggggggggcaaggggggcaatttgccccgggccccacagggccccccccgagaatacaggattctatagtattgcaatttttttttacggaagggccccccgaaatcgctttgccccaggccccctgaatcctctgggcggccctgttcccaGCACAGAGCCTGATCACTTCCTCCTAGGCTCCTCTGCAGCTTGCACCCGTTCACACCCTCAGCTCCAAGCCGGAGAGCAAGGGAGGGTGCTCTGTGGCCATCCCGCTCTAGGCGAGAGGCTGCCTCGAGAACATCCCGTTCGGAGCTGCTGTGCACCCTCTCAGCCCTGTGCTGAGCCCTTACCACCCACCGTGCCATTTTTGTCTGTCTGAGCACCCGTATGGCACACGTccgcacagacacctgctgagaATCCAGTGCATGCATCCGTCACATGGCTGTACATCCACCTGCAAACAGACCCACGCATACGCAGAGATCCCTGGGTACGTGCAAACAGTGGCCGGCACAGTCACAGAAgaacacgtacacacacacacgtacacacacaagCAGCATAAACGTGCAGGGAAAATTCCCATGTGAAAAATGAGCCCAGTGGCCAAAGTCACCCTGGCCCTGAAACCCAGTGGGTCTCTCTGGGGAAATGGAACCCGCGGTCATGTGCAGTGACCTCCTGTactgagggagaggagaggacacaGTGAGGTTGCCAGAGGATTTGGCCAGCCCGGTTGGCTAGGAATTCCCTGGGCTTCCCGGCTCAGCTGTCCTCTTGCCTCCTGAGCCCTGAGCACAGCGTGCCTGAGACAGGCCCGAGCCCCCCACAGGTGCTGTTAGCCTTGGGGGgtgcatgtcccctctccagccctgtgACCGAGTGGTGGAGTTCCTGCAAGCTGGGAGGTCAGTGTTACatcagctgggggagaggtgatTTCAGCACAGGCAggcttctggggtggggggtggcgaGGGCACATCCCGTGAGAAGTAGCAGTAACCTTGGGCCAGGTCCATCAGATATTTCAGCAAGTTAAACATTTATAGCTCAGGCAGAATAGCAGAGCCCAGGCAGGGGTATATGGGGGGTGTCAGTCCCTCATGCCTGGTGGGGAAGGTTTCCAGTGTCTGAGATCTCTGCCCTCTGGATCCCCCCGATTACCCGTCCCCCCATATTCACTGTCTCAGTGCCCTGAGTGGCCCATTTGCTCTGCTGATGGCATGAGAGACCCTTCTCCATACAGCGCTTCCTGGGGCCCTGTGAGATGAGACTCCTCTCTTGCTGTTACCGAACCTGCTAAACAACCCTCCTGAATTCCCACTGGCCACCCCAAAACGTACACACCCCAAAACCTGCCCCACGCAGGAGATTCCCATGGAAGGAGCTGCCGCGGGGCATCCCGCATATGTCAGTGAcccactgagggtgggggagccCCTTGCCATCTGTAGCTGGTGTTTGCATGTGACGGGGGCAGCCGTGGCGAGGAGTGGGGCTGGTACAACCCTTCAGAGGCTGCAAATGGCCAATATCTCTACACCCCCCTCCCACCGCCCCTTAGCATTCGTTTGGCTACCAGCATGGCAAGGGTTAAGCTAAAAGCCCATTTGGCATGGAACAAACGCTGTATCCCCTCTCCATTGGCGCTGCCGCCATTAGTTCTGTCCCGGAGAGGCCCCAGAGATGCTTCAGTGGGTCTAGTCAGGGCTGAATTGGGCGAGTGGGTTGTTAGGCACCAGCTGTCTGTCCACCTGGGACGGCTGAACCGGGACCAAAAAAGCATCCTGTGAAAGGTGCTGGGTTGATGGCCCTTGATAGCCACCGATCAGGGCTAGCCAGGGGGAAGGCAAGGTGCCCATCCCCCCAAAACTCCCCCTCGGCATGTGCCTCCATCTCCAGGGCTCAGAGGAGTTGAGTCTCCCTGGCCCATTGACTCCTGGGCCTCCGTGCTGAGATGGCACCATGAGATCCAAGCGAATGCCCCTTATAcgccccccgccccattcccatGGATCCCCAATCACACAGGAGCAGCTTTCGGTCACTGCCAGCCTGGGCTGGAGGTAACAGGCCCTGCTTGAGGGGCAAGGCTCCGGCTCCCATTCCTGACCCCACAAGCCGCCCAGATCGCCCCTGGAGCACGGCCGAGCCTGGCCGCTTACAAAGAGCTGCCAAGCGACCCACCTCCCGAAGCTGGCTTCAGACCCGATCCTGCCCCATTGGCCTGTCCTCGGCAGTGCTGCTCAATGAAACATTCATGGGGGCGCCGAGGCACGACGCCTGGGCTCGGgtttccctctcctgcccccctcgTCCCCCCAAACACCCAGGCCAACGTACCTGCTTCGagtcagtccctggctgggggcgTTCTGCGCCCCCGGGGGGCACTCAGTGGCAGGAGCgaaggggctgggggccgggataGCCCCAGGGCGCTATTGCCAGCGGAGGGGCTGGCAGGCTGAGCTGCGCCgggagagggtgggggcagcggcTGTCACATCTCAGGTGCATGCGGAGGCAGGTGCAGGGGCGCTGCTGTTCTACCTGTTGCTCCCTTTCGCTCTGTGTCAAGGTTAACCCGAGATCCAGCCACTCCTGCCTAAGTAAACaggagcagaggctgggccaggggaAGCTCTGAATATTCATGACAGGGGAAACCCGatctgggcagctgctgccactggCTTCCTACAGGCAGCTCAGGTTGCTCTCACCTGGGgcctggggagaggaaggggcaggggcgtCTCCAGGGTAGGGCTCCCCCGGGGAGGGTCTCCAAGTGGCCTGACACCCTGATGCTTAGGCAGCAAAGGGTTAAAGCGGCGGGTGCCGTTTGCCTGGCAGGATATTGTATTTTCGCTATTCTTTCCTTCTGAAGGATTAGTCGAAACTAGACTCTGGCTAAACTGGTTGCCAGACCGGTTCCTCTTTCTGCGCATCTCGGCCTCGGTCCTTCCTCCGTcttcgctttcctctgcagcctgcccCCGTCTTGGCACCCGCCCGCACCAGGCCCAAGGCCTGAGCCTCGTCGCTCTCCTGTTTCCCGCCTGGCTCGGCTGCCGTGGGTCCATCTCAGCGGGGACGACATCAGAGTAATGGccagagaggaggagtgtggaaTCAAGGGACTCAACCCCCTAAAAATCCTACTGTCATGGTCCCAGAGGCAGCAGGGCCCCGTTGCAATCTGCTGCGTTATGGGTTAGGACTAGGCTAACGCGGGGCGCTCCTGCAAGCAGAAATTGTATCTTTCTGAAGGGCCGTATGCTGCCCTCAGCTGCCCCATACTTCCCTTGTCTGCAGTGGGGTTGCCTGGCTTTAGCTGACGGCAGAACGTGGTCTTTAAACTCTGCTGAACCGACCTGTTCCCCTTCACCCAAAGCTCGGCTTCTGCTTTTCGTACAAACGATCCTTCCGGGCAGCTCCAGGGAAGGAGTGAAAGTGAGTCCAAAGCTGCCATGAATATCACTGCTTCCTCCCCCGCAGGTGGATGGAACCAGCTCTTGGATCAGCTCTGGCGGGCATGAGGCCTGGTGAGTTTACTTCCAAGATAAGCGGCCCCGCCTGGCAGGATTTCAGACCCCAGAGCTGAGCTCTCGTTCGTTCTTAGCTGCTGGGCACTAGCTATAATTTTAACAATATTAATGCTTAGCGATATCCAGCCGTAGATGTCTAAGCACTCTCCAGAGGTGGGCCAAGATcctgtatccccattttacagatgggaaaaccaaGGCACGGAGAGGGAAGCGATTCGCCCAAGACCACACAGCAAGTcggtggcagaaccaggaaggaATCCCAGACCTGACTCCCAAGCCAGCTGCCCCTTCTATTCACAGACCCGGTGACATAggaactgctgctgcagctctgatTAGTGGTCTATCCAGGCTGATCGTCTCTGCTGGCCAGTGCTCTGACGGTGCAGCCCCAGCTGTGCTACGCTATCCCAGAGAGAGAAGCGTCTTCCTGACCCCGTCTGGCAAACACCTATAATTGAAGACTGGTGGATCTGCTTATTTTTATCCTAGCTGGTTTCCCTGCAGACATGATTCTTATCCGTCTGAACGTCCGATGCTTTTTGAAGCACGCTCCACCGTTTGACTCATTAACATCCCGTCTATCTACCCAGCCATCTATCCCGCGGCAGCCGGTTCAGTAGGTTAACTGTGTGTTGCATAAAATAGCGTTTCTGTTGGGCCATTTTATAAGTCAGCCGTTCTATTTGCTCACTCTGCAGCTCTTGAGGCTACGGCTCAGGTTATGATGCAtacaagaggcagggcagggcagtggttAGAGCGGCGAAGGGGGAGTCAGTACTCCGGGTTCTCGGCCCCTGACTTCCTGAGGTGACTTGGCCAGTCATTTCACCTCGGTGGACTAAATCTGAGACCTGCGTGTAAATCCAAGGAAAATGGCCTTTCCCATAGCGCTTGGCATAGCCTTCAGCCACGAATACTCTAGCTAGGAGTTTGTGCCTAGCAGTGCATGCACTGAGAAGGCCCAGGCCCAGTGCATGCACTGAGAAGGCCCAGGGACGACAGTGCTTTGCCTGTCTCTAGTGCTACCCGTATGAGGAGCTTAAAGCCGTGAATGAATTAGGCCTCGCTACTCCCCAGGAGACAGGGACTTACCATTTCCCCTGTTttgcagaaggggaaactgaggcacagagcggggaccTGGACTGCCTGAGATCACACAGCCAATCAGTGGCAGAACCGTGAcgggaatccaggagtcctgctctAGCTACTAGGTGGCGCTGTTTCCCAAGTTATGCACAGGATGGAAGGCCAGGCTCCCCTGGGGTTATACTGATTCTCTGATGACCTTTGAAGGCTTCTCTGAGTGCTgccttccaacccttccccaaTGGGGCAGGAGTGGACAAGGGAGACAGAGTCCTGCGTCTGGGGCTCTGGAACAGATGGGGCTGGAACCAGAGCAAGCCAGGAAACGTTCACATCCAGGGAATAAACAAAGG
This window harbors:
- the PRR15L gene encoding proline-rich protein 15-like protein → MAENSWWKLTFLRKKKSTPKVLYESPDIYATENHQEATRTEAGSNGGAESEFNARLEKIVDKSTKGKHVKVSNSGRFKEKKKVRATLAENPNLFADGEQEEK